A window of the Oscillospiraceae bacterium NTUH-002-81 genome harbors these coding sequences:
- a CDS encoding transcriptional repressor: MQKEEILREMKRRGKRITEQRKILMDIILENPHNCCKEIYYEAVKKDPSIGIATVYRMMNLLEEIGAVSRFYSYPMYQTNEDMADAAEAGISIRNGKAITPKEQEILYVEMKDLLKKKRAAAEQ, from the coding sequence GTGCAGAAAGAAGAAATTCTCAGAGAAATGAAACGGCGGGGCAAGAGGATCACCGAGCAGCGCAAGATCCTGATGGACATTATTCTGGAGAATCCACACAACTGCTGTAAAGAGATTTACTATGAGGCAGTGAAGAAGGATCCGTCCATCGGCATCGCAACGGTGTACCGGATGATGAATCTGCTGGAAGAGATAGGTGCAGTCAGCCGTTTTTACAGCTATCCCATGTATCAGACCAATGAAGATATGGCTGATGCGGCGGAAGCGGGAATTTCTATCCGCAACGGAAAGGCGATTACGCCGAAGGAACAGGAAATTCTGTATGTCGAGATGAAAGATCTGCTGAAGAAAAAGAGGGCTGCTGCAGAACAATGA
- a CDS encoding FeoB-associated Cys-rich membrane protein, whose amino-acid sequence MCLILTFLGANIGTIGVAAVVILIAALAIRSIRNDKKNGKSCSGCSGNCGSCGGGSCDSSHR is encoded by the coding sequence GTGTGTCTTATCCTTACATTTTTAGGTGCTAATATCGGAACGATCGGGGTTGCTGCAGTTGTCATACTGATAGCTGCCCTGGCCATCCGGAGTATAAGAAATGACAAGAAAAACGGAAAATCCTGCAGCGGCTGCAGCGGTAATTGCGGCAGCTGTGGCGGGGGTTCCTGCGATAGCAGCCATCGATGA